Proteins encoded within one genomic window of Sphingosinicella ginsenosidimutans:
- a CDS encoding LysE family translocator yields MSDPLILWAFAAAAVAIVIVPGADMAIILTSALGGGRAAGLAAVGGICMGAATHIAFSAIGISALVAASPVALALLGWAGAAYIVWLGAGFLRSSGAALPLAAAGRIAPAEAWRRGVTTNLLNPKAYLFMLVVFPQFIRAGGWPAGVQALVLGALLLAIAVPIYSGLALAAAQAGQALVRRPETGRIINRGAGLVLVALGLALAAGQAIETLEGLK; encoded by the coding sequence ATGAGCGATCCGCTGATCCTGTGGGCCTTCGCCGCGGCGGCGGTGGCGATCGTCATCGTGCCCGGCGCCGACATGGCGATCATCCTGACGAGCGCGCTCGGCGGCGGCCGCGCGGCGGGCCTCGCCGCGGTCGGCGGGATCTGCATGGGCGCGGCGACGCACATCGCCTTCAGCGCGATCGGGATCAGCGCGCTGGTCGCCGCCAGCCCGGTCGCGCTGGCGCTGCTCGGCTGGGCCGGCGCGGCCTATATCGTCTGGCTCGGCGCCGGCTTCCTGAGGAGCAGCGGCGCGGCGCTCCCGCTCGCGGCCGCCGGCCGGATCGCCCCGGCCGAGGCGTGGCGCCGAGGGGTCACGACCAACCTGCTCAATCCCAAGGCCTATCTCTTCATGCTGGTCGTCTTTCCGCAGTTCATCCGCGCGGGCGGCTGGCCGGCCGGCGTGCAGGCGCTGGTGCTCGGCGCGCTGCTGCTTGCCATCGCGGTGCCGATCTACAGCGGCCTCGCCCTCGCCGCCGCGCAGGCCGGACAGGCGCTGGTCCGCCGGCCCGAGACCGGACGGATCATCAATCGCGGTGCCGGGCTGGTGCTCGTCGCGCTCGGCCTCGCGCTCGCCGCGGGGCAGGCCATCGAAACTCTGGAGGGACTGAAATGA
- a CDS encoding NIPSNAP family protein, translated as MKAFARSFRIAMIGLALGIGLAGAAAASIVELRQYKINHGQRDAFVALFDREFVEPQEADGMRIVGQFRDLDDPDRFVWIRSFPDMDSRARSLNAFYFGPVWQAHRDEANPMLFDNDNVLLLHPSSPTGDFPPAAARSAHRAPPTPHGLVVATIYYLWKAPDEDFSRFFDETMRPAIAAAGIPVLASLAPESAQNNFPRLPVRRGEKLFVWITRFDSEADRAAAMRRLDASPAWRRLAPGLADRIERAPQVLRLEPTPRSALR; from the coding sequence ATGAAGGCGTTCGCGCGCAGCTTCCGCATCGCAATGATCGGCCTCGCTCTCGGCATCGGCCTCGCCGGTGCCGCCGCGGCGAGCATCGTCGAGCTGCGACAGTACAAGATCAATCACGGCCAGCGCGACGCCTTCGTCGCCTTGTTCGATCGCGAATTCGTCGAGCCGCAGGAGGCGGATGGGATGCGAATCGTCGGCCAGTTCCGCGATCTCGACGATCCGGACCGCTTCGTGTGGATCCGCAGCTTCCCCGACATGGACTCGCGCGCCCGATCGCTCAACGCCTTCTATTTCGGCCCGGTGTGGCAGGCGCATCGGGACGAGGCGAACCCGATGCTGTTCGACAATGACAATGTCCTGCTCCTCCACCCCTCCTCCCCAACCGGCGATTTCCCGCCGGCGGCGGCGCGCTCTGCCCACCGCGCGCCGCCAACCCCGCACGGCCTCGTCGTCGCCACCATCTACTATCTCTGGAAGGCGCCCGACGAAGATTTCAGCCGCTTCTTCGACGAGACGATGCGCCCCGCGATCGCCGCCGCCGGCATTCCCGTCCTCGCGAGCCTGGCGCCGGAAAGCGCACAGAACAATTTCCCGCGCCTTCCCGTCCGCCGGGGCGAGAAGCTGTTCGTCTGGATCACCCGCTTCGACAGCGAGGCCGACCGCGCCGCCGCCATGCGCCGGCTGGACGCCTCGCCGGCGTGGCGCCGGCTCGCCCCCGGCCTTGCCGACAGGATCGAGCGCGCGCCGCAGGTGCTTCGACTCGAGCCGACGCCGCGATCCGCGCTTCGCTGA
- a CDS encoding helix-turn-helix transcriptional regulator — MRASRLLSILITLQTHGRVTAAALAERFEVSQRTIYRDVDALSAAGVPVYADRGPGGGFALLDGYRTRLTGLTAAEAEAVLLMGLGGPMEELGIGEAASAARLKLLAALPPGAGDAALRVADRFHLDPADWYRRPMPAERLGEVASAVWAQRRIAIRYESWAGERRRTLDPLGLVLKGGRWYLVARAGEALRTYRLAGIRDFELLDETFDRPAGFDIAAHWTAEVARFERSLQQGTADLIVHPEAMSTIDRLGADAAEAIHAATPDDRGRRRATIPIESIAHAAGLLLGFRDRIEVLAPDELRAELRASAARIATLYSQSGT; from the coding sequence ATGCGCGCGTCCCGCCTGCTTTCGATCCTGATCACGCTGCAGACCCACGGGCGCGTCACCGCCGCGGCGCTGGCCGAGCGGTTCGAGGTGTCGCAGCGGACCATCTACCGCGATGTCGACGCGCTGAGCGCAGCGGGCGTGCCGGTCTATGCCGATCGCGGGCCGGGCGGCGGCTTCGCTCTGCTCGACGGCTATCGCACGCGGCTCACCGGGCTGACCGCCGCCGAGGCCGAGGCGGTGCTGCTGATGGGGCTCGGCGGGCCGATGGAGGAATTGGGGATCGGCGAGGCAGCGTCGGCGGCGCGGCTGAAGCTGCTCGCCGCGCTGCCGCCGGGCGCGGGCGATGCGGCGCTGCGGGTCGCCGATCGCTTCCATCTCGATCCGGCCGACTGGTATCGCCGGCCGATGCCGGCGGAGCGGCTCGGCGAGGTCGCCTCGGCGGTCTGGGCGCAGCGGCGGATCGCGATCCGCTACGAAAGCTGGGCCGGCGAGCGGCGCCGCACACTCGATCCGCTCGGCCTCGTCCTGAAGGGCGGGCGCTGGTATCTGGTGGCGCGCGCGGGCGAAGCGCTTCGCACCTATCGCCTCGCCGGCATCCGCGATTTCGAGCTGCTCGACGAGACGTTCGATCGGCCGGCCGGTTTCGATATCGCCGCCCACTGGACCGCCGAGGTCGCCCGCTTCGAGCGCAGCCTCCAGCAGGGAACGGCGGACCTGATCGTCCATCCCGAGGCGATGTCGACGATCGACCGCCTCGGCGCCGACGCGGCGGAGGCCATCCACGCCGCGACTCCCGACGACCGGGGCCGCCGCCGCGCGACGATCCCGATCGAGAGCATCGCCCACGCCGCCGGGCTCCTGCTCGGCTTTCGAGACCGGATCGAAGTGCTCGCTCCGGATGAATTGCGGGCGGAGCTCCGCGCATCGGCGGCGCGGATCGCGACGCTTTATTCGCAGTCCGGGACGTAG
- a CDS encoding DUF6438 domain-containing protein, with the protein MNPNRLRLLAALSLLAAASACATIPARPVPASISYETGPCFGACPVYRVTVRADLTGTFEGERFTAVTGERRFRVSPQQWRAFVAKLAPLRASGVRQVTPGHAECGSVITDQPSVTVRWSGSSEDRLDYYYGCRGPANQALGETLRAAPGLLPIGDFIGRRG; encoded by the coding sequence ATGAACCCGAACCGCCTTCGCCTGCTCGCCGCACTGTCCCTGCTCGCCGCCGCGTCGGCCTGCGCGACCATTCCCGCGCGGCCTGTCCCGGCCAGCATCAGCTATGAAACCGGACCGTGCTTCGGCGCCTGCCCGGTCTATCGAGTGACGGTCCGCGCCGATCTCACCGGCACGTTCGAAGGCGAGCGCTTCACCGCAGTGACCGGCGAGCGCAGGTTTCGCGTGTCGCCGCAGCAATGGCGGGCGTTCGTCGCGAAGCTGGCGCCGCTGCGCGCCTCCGGCGTCCGTCAGGTGACTCCGGGCCATGCCGAATGCGGCTCCGTCATCACCGATCAGCCGAGCGTCACGGTGCGCTGGTCGGGATCGTCGGAGGACCGGCTCGATTATTATTACGGGTGCCGCGGCCCGGCGAACCAGGCGCTTGGGGAGACGCTTCGCGCCGCGCCCGGCCTGTTGCCGATCGGGGATTTCATCGGCCGGCGCGGCTGA
- a CDS encoding PH domain-containing protein yields the protein MDAPIDTFRSSTVGWLRGSLAGWGTVILALAGLILTAAGIGAAQTGMRWLPLLLTVIALAIIASVWLRYLAATYEITEERLIIRRGIFMKSIDEIELYRIKDIRLNFSLVNQIADIGTLGIASSDETTRSGDLVIPDVAQARERRETLRRLVDTARQRRRVREFDMHDDR from the coding sequence ATGGATGCGCCGATCGACACGTTTCGCTCCTCGACGGTCGGCTGGCTGAGGGGATCGCTCGCCGGCTGGGGGACGGTGATCCTGGCGCTCGCCGGCCTCATCCTCACCGCCGCCGGCATCGGCGCCGCCCAGACCGGGATGCGCTGGCTGCCGCTGCTGCTCACCGTCATCGCGCTCGCGATCATCGCCAGCGTGTGGCTGCGCTATCTCGCCGCGACCTACGAGATCACCGAGGAGCGGCTGATCATCCGCCGCGGCATCTTCATGAAAAGCATCGACGAGATCGAGCTCTACCGGATCAAGGACATCCGACTCAATTTCAGCCTGGTGAACCAGATCGCGGACATCGGCACGCTTGGCATCGCGTCGAGCGACGAGACCACCCGGAGCGGCGACCTCGTCATCCCCGACGTCGCCCAGGCCCGCGAGCGCCGCGAGACGCTGCGCCGCCTCGTCGACACGGCGAGGCAAAGGCGGCGGGTGCGCGAATTCGACATGCACGACGACCGTTGA
- the grpE gene encoding nucleotide exchange factor GrpE, with protein MSENETNIEETGAEEAPEAAAESSLDRLSALEAELEEVRQNVLYAQAETQNVRRRLEQEKVNAAAYAATAFARDVLSVKDNLERALSAIPAELREDDKLKGLVAGLEATGREIDNVFQRHGIARVPAMGEKLDPHLHQAMIEVPSDTAEPGTIVQEMQAGYTIKDRLLRPALVGVAKKP; from the coding sequence ATGAGCGAGAACGAAACGAACATCGAAGAAACCGGCGCCGAAGAGGCGCCCGAGGCGGCCGCGGAAAGCAGCCTCGATCGGCTGAGCGCACTGGAGGCCGAACTGGAGGAGGTCCGCCAGAACGTCCTTTATGCCCAGGCCGAGACGCAGAACGTCCGCCGGCGGCTGGAGCAGGAGAAGGTCAACGCGGCCGCCTATGCCGCCACCGCCTTCGCGCGCGACGTGCTTTCGGTGAAGGACAATCTGGAGCGCGCTTTGTCCGCGATCCCCGCCGAGCTTCGCGAGGACGACAAGCTGAAGGGCCTCGTCGCGGGCTTGGAAGCAACCGGCCGCGAGATCGACAATGTCTTCCAGCGCCACGGCATCGCCCGCGTCCCCGCCATGGGCGAGAAGCTCGACCCGCATCTCCACCAGGCGATGATCGAGGTGCCGAGCGACACCGCCGAGCCCGGTACCATCGTCCAGGAGATGCAGGCCGGCTACACGATCAAGGACCGGCTGCTCAGGCCAGCGCTGGTGGGTGTGGCGAAGAAGCCCTAG
- a CDS encoding vgr related protein gives MTGRPLTQGEIKIARSVFGDSIDYAPVRIARRKWWPFQPRETLMSPCGHVHVHPASTLWSEDYSAERIELQGLLMHELTHVLQAQERGRFYLPLMRHPFCRYGYRIVPGRPFDRYGIEQQGELVRHLFFARNGRTLPGMASREELERIVRPRFGGP, from the coding sequence GTGACAGGGCGTCCCCTCACCCAGGGCGAGATCAAGATCGCCCGCTCCGTCTTCGGCGATTCGATCGACTATGCGCCGGTGCGGATCGCCAGGCGCAAATGGTGGCCATTCCAGCCGCGCGAGACGCTGATGAGCCCGTGCGGCCATGTCCACGTCCACCCGGCGAGCACGCTGTGGAGCGAGGATTATTCGGCCGAGAGGATCGAGCTCCAGGGCCTGCTGATGCACGAGCTCACCCACGTCCTCCAGGCGCAGGAGCGCGGGCGCTTCTACCTGCCGCTGATGCGCCATCCCTTCTGCCGCTACGGCTACCGGATCGTGCCGGGACGCCCGTTCGACCGCTACGGGATCGAGCAGCAGGGCGAACTCGTCCGCCACCTCTTCTTCGCCCGCAACGGCCGGACGCTTCCCGGCATGGCGAGCCGCGAGGAATTGGAGCGGATCGTGCGGCCACGCTTCGGCGGGCCTTAG
- the hrcA gene encoding heat-inducible transcriptional repressor HrcA, which yields MATSIGEMGDRARDVFRLVVEAYIESGQPVGSRTISRTSTLNLSPASIRNVMQDLEETGLLAAPHTSAGRVPTETGLRLFVDAIMQVAEPRAEDRAAIESLIGRGGPIEEAIGNATAALSGLSACAGIVLVPREEPALKQLAFVPLSDRQAVAVVVGGDGSIENRVIDIPPEVTPSMLTEVGNYVSARLSGLTLREAQARLAGEIREGKAALDKAAQALIARGLALWSEDMARRPVLIVRGQANLIDDSAAADLERVRQLLEELEGKEEIARLLDRARDGEAMKIFIGSENELFALSGSSVIAAPYRGADGRLVGVVGVIGPTRLNYARVVPIVDFTAKALSRLMA from the coding sequence ATGGCGACGAGTATCGGCGAAATGGGCGATCGCGCCCGCGATGTCTTCCGGCTGGTGGTCGAGGCCTATATCGAGAGCGGCCAGCCGGTCGGATCGCGGACCATCTCGCGCACCTCGACGCTCAATCTCTCGCCCGCATCGATCCGCAATGTGATGCAGGACCTGGAGGAGACCGGCCTCCTCGCCGCGCCGCACACCTCCGCCGGGCGGGTGCCGACGGAAACCGGCCTGCGCCTGTTCGTCGATGCGATCATGCAGGTGGCGGAGCCGCGGGCCGAAGACCGCGCGGCGATCGAATCGCTGATCGGCAGGGGCGGCCCGATCGAGGAGGCGATCGGCAATGCGACGGCGGCGCTTTCCGGCCTTTCCGCCTGCGCCGGCATCGTGCTGGTCCCGCGCGAGGAGCCGGCGCTCAAGCAGCTTGCCTTCGTGCCGCTTTCGGATCGGCAGGCCGTGGCGGTCGTGGTCGGCGGCGACGGCAGCATCGAAAACCGGGTCATCGACATTCCGCCCGAGGTGACGCCCTCGATGCTGACCGAGGTCGGCAATTATGTGAGCGCGCGGCTTTCCGGCCTCACCCTGCGCGAGGCGCAGGCGCGGCTCGCGGGCGAGATCAGGGAGGGCAAGGCCGCGCTCGACAAGGCGGCGCAGGCGCTGATCGCCCGCGGCCTCGCGCTCTGGTCTGAGGATATGGCGCGCCGCCCGGTGCTGATCGTGCGCGGCCAGGCGAACCTGATCGACGACAGCGCCGCGGCCGATCTCGAACGGGTGCGCCAGCTGCTCGAAGAACTGGAGGGCAAGGAGGAGATCGCCCGTCTGCTCGATCGCGCCCGCGACGGCGAGGCGATGAAGATCTTCATCGGATCGGAGAATGAGTTGTTCGCTTTGTCCGGCTCGTCGGTTATTGCCGCGCCCTATCGCGGTGCGGACGGCCGGCTGGTCGGCGTCGTCGGCGTGATCGGGCCCACCCGGTTGAACTATGCGCGGGTGGTTCCCATCGTGGATTTCACCGCCAAGGCACTTTCGAGATTGATGGCATGA